Proteins encoded by one window of Modestobacter marinus:
- the rpsF gene encoding 30S ribosomal protein S6, producing the protein MRHYELMIILDPELEERTIAPSLDRFLTVVTNSGGTVKTEIWGRRRLAYEIDKNAEGIYAIVDIQAEPAAVAELDRQLNLNESILRTKLMRPEVH; encoded by the coding sequence GTGCGTCACTACGAACTGATGATCATCCTCGACCCTGAGCTCGAGGAGCGCACCATCGCTCCCAGCCTGGATCGTTTCCTGACCGTCGTCACCAACTCCGGTGGCACCGTCAAGACCGAGATCTGGGGCCGCCGCCGGCTGGCCTACGAGATCGACAAGAACGCCGAGGGCATCTACGCGATCGTCGACATCCAGGCCGAGCCGGCCGCCGTCGCCGAGCTGGACCGCCAGCTGAACCTCAACGAGTCCATCCTGCGCACCAAGCTGATGCGGCCCGAGGTCCACTGA
- a CDS encoding glycosyltransferase family 87 protein, which translates to MSATPTGPSVPADRLGGGPEVSVPPGPDRIVPSWTDPVAVQASEAVGGPWGRHAVTGRARFWTPLRVCLLFTVVVLGLAWAKQAPCAAGNWTGSKQYTHFCYTDAVALFFTHGIDDGQVPYLDSAVEYPVLTGGLMQLAAVVARGWDGLATGLSTVPVESFYVVTCLLLSALALLVTRGVLGLAGRRPWDAAMVALSPLLLVHAFTNWDLLAVALTTLGMWAWARRHPVPAGVLIGLGIAAKLYPVIVLGVLFVLCLRAGRLRAWLSTIVAAGLAWLAVNLPVALAAPENWARFFTFSDVRPANPESVWAIALDLTGDRILDGPLAEGQTPSVLNATVAVLLLLSAAAVAWLALAAPLRPRLPQLAFLLVAAFLLLNKVWSPQFSLWLLPLAVLARPRWRSLLLWQATEVLVWMMTMLYYLGADSNGVGVEWFYLAVVVRDVAVLVLMALVVREVWSPDRDLVRRSWPGTDDPAGGVLDGAPDRWVLPRPVGRAQPARASRSRATSSA; encoded by the coding sequence GTGAGTGCGACACCGACGGGCCCGTCCGTCCCGGCCGACCGGCTGGGGGGCGGGCCCGAGGTGTCCGTGCCGCCGGGGCCGGACCGCATCGTGCCGTCCTGGACCGACCCGGTGGCGGTGCAGGCCAGCGAGGCGGTGGGCGGCCCCTGGGGGCGGCACGCCGTCACCGGGCGGGCCCGCTTCTGGACCCCACTGCGGGTGTGCCTGCTGTTCACCGTGGTCGTGCTCGGCCTGGCCTGGGCCAAGCAGGCGCCGTGCGCCGCCGGCAACTGGACGGGCAGCAAGCAGTACACCCACTTCTGCTACACCGATGCCGTCGCGCTGTTCTTCACCCATGGGATCGACGACGGGCAGGTGCCCTACCTGGACTCCGCCGTCGAGTACCCGGTGCTCACCGGTGGGCTGATGCAGCTCGCCGCGGTGGTCGCGCGGGGCTGGGACGGGCTCGCGACGGGCCTGTCCACCGTCCCGGTGGAGAGCTTCTACGTCGTCACCTGCCTGCTGCTGTCGGCACTGGCGCTGCTGGTCACCCGCGGCGTCCTCGGCCTGGCCGGCCGCCGGCCCTGGGACGCCGCGATGGTCGCGCTGTCGCCGCTGCTGCTGGTGCACGCCTTCACCAACTGGGACCTGCTGGCCGTCGCCCTGACCACCCTCGGCATGTGGGCCTGGGCCCGCCGGCACCCGGTGCCGGCCGGCGTGCTGATCGGGCTGGGGATCGCGGCGAAGCTCTACCCGGTGATCGTCCTCGGCGTGCTCTTCGTGCTGTGCCTGCGCGCGGGCCGGCTGCGGGCGTGGCTGTCCACGATCGTGGCCGCCGGGCTGGCCTGGCTGGCGGTGAACCTGCCCGTCGCCCTCGCCGCGCCGGAGAACTGGGCCCGGTTCTTCACCTTCAGCGACGTCCGGCCGGCGAACCCGGAGAGCGTCTGGGCGATCGCCCTGGACCTGACCGGTGACCGGATCCTCGACGGCCCGCTCGCCGAGGGGCAGACGCCGTCGGTGCTCAACGCGACCGTCGCGGTGCTGCTGCTGCTGTCGGCCGCGGCCGTGGCCTGGCTGGCCCTGGCGGCCCCGCTGCGCCCGCGGCTGCCGCAGCTGGCGTTCCTGCTGGTCGCGGCGTTCCTGCTGCTCAACAAGGTGTGGAGCCCGCAGTTCTCGCTGTGGCTGCTGCCGCTGGCCGTGCTGGCCCGCCCGCGCTGGCGCTCGCTGCTGCTCTGGCAGGCGACCGAGGTGCTGGTCTGGATGATGACCATGCTCTATTACCTCGGCGCCGACTCCAACGGCGTGGGCGTCGAGTGGTTCTACCTCGCCGTGGTGGTCCGCGACGTCGCCGTCCTCGTCCTGATGGCGCTGGTCGTGCGGGAGGTGTGGTCACCGGACCGGGACCTGGTGCGACGCAGCTGGCCGGGCACCGACGACCCCGCCGGCGGCGTCCTCGACGGCGCCCCCGACCGGTGGGTGCTCCCGCGACCGGTGGGCCGGGCTCAGCCGGCGAGGGCCTCGCGCAGCAGGGCGACCTCCTCGGCGTGA
- a CDS encoding single-stranded DNA-binding protein produces MAGETVITVIGNLTADPELRFTPSGAAVANFTVASTPRTFDRQSQEWKDGEALFLRCNVWRQAAENVAESLTRGSRVIVSGRLKQRSFDTKEGEKRTVIELEVDEIGPSLRYATAKVTRAARSDGGGGGGFGGGGNSGGGGGGGFSGGGASDPWSTPPASSDEPPF; encoded by the coding sequence ATGGCCGGCGAGACCGTCATCACCGTCATCGGGAACCTGACGGCCGACCCGGAGCTGCGGTTCACCCCGTCCGGCGCCGCCGTCGCCAACTTCACCGTCGCCTCGACTCCCCGCACCTTCGACCGCCAGTCGCAGGAGTGGAAGGACGGCGAGGCGCTGTTCCTCCGCTGCAACGTCTGGCGTCAGGCCGCGGAGAACGTCGCCGAGTCCCTCACCCGCGGTTCGCGGGTCATCGTGTCGGGGCGGCTCAAGCAGCGTTCCTTCGACACGAAGGAAGGCGAGAAGCGCACCGTCATCGAGCTGGAGGTCGACGAGATCGGCCCCTCCCTGCGGTACGCCACCGCCAAGGTCACCCGCGCTGCACGCAGCGACGGTGGCGGCGGCGGTGGGTTCGGCGGCGGCGGCAACAGCGGTGGCGGTGGCGGTGGTGGCTTCTCCGGTGGCGGAGCCAGCGACCCCTGGTCCACCCCGCCGGCGTCGTCCGACGAACCCCCTTTCTGA
- a CDS encoding transglycosylase domain-containing protein — translation MKPPTGGRRPGGSSRPPGGGKKKGAKQRRRRWPKVLAGAFLSMLVLLGVFVGVVYATTEVPTAESVQNDQTTVVYYADGVTEMARLGNENRTNVTLDQVSEPAQNAVLAAENRAFYTDPGISFTGIVRAAWNNLTGGSTQGGSTITQQYVKNAFLTSDQTFSRKFKELFLAVKLDNEYSKEQILENYLNTIYFGRGAYGIEAAATTYFGVPAAQLTPEQGAVLAVLIRNPSANDPETNPEGAQQRWGLVLDAMVEQGWLDAAAREAAVYPAVLPNTGSSSGIPTGPEGLIVRQVLDELERQPFSYTRDDIYSAGLRITTTVDKAKQDAAVAAVDGVMAGEPENLREALVAVDPDTGGVLAYYGNAASSSEDPEADTTDYAQALKQPGSSFKPYTLAAALENGYSVNTRRDGSSPQEFPDRPGLPVVNSSNAQCGNCTLKEAMTRSLNTTFYGLAYDVGPEVVAETAREIAGLPATWDPNRDDPTVPEDLTGYETLSIPKTDTTGGSIGIGEYPVRPIQQAAGFATFAAGGVHHATHFVATVADSAGTVLGTGTTASTQAVSAEVASDVTFALTDVAESSKLPLAGDRPVAAKTGTQGANRTDNSDAWMVGYTPSISTAVWVGSKGTEAIVNARGNIIYGSGLPGEIWQEFMDTVLAGTPEEPLPTKALIQGDPDRSIPEPTTEAPAPTPSEEPAPVTTQAPAPSRTSSPAPAPVTTTAPEEPTATVTPTTPANPAPTTPAPTGTPVPTGTNG, via the coding sequence GTGAAGCCGCCGACGGGCGGCCGGCGGCCCGGGGGCAGCAGCCGGCCGCCCGGTGGCGGGAAGAAGAAGGGCGCGAAGCAGAGGCGCCGGCGCTGGCCGAAGGTGCTCGCCGGCGCCTTCCTGAGCATGCTGGTTCTGCTGGGCGTCTTCGTCGGTGTCGTCTACGCCACGACCGAGGTGCCCACGGCCGAGTCGGTGCAGAACGACCAGACGACGGTCGTCTACTACGCCGACGGCGTCACCGAGATGGCCCGGCTGGGCAACGAGAACCGGACGAACGTCACCCTCGACCAGGTCTCCGAGCCGGCCCAGAACGCCGTGCTCGCCGCGGAGAACCGGGCCTTCTACACCGACCCGGGCATCTCCTTCACCGGCATCGTCCGGGCGGCGTGGAACAACCTGACCGGTGGTTCCACCCAGGGTGGCTCCACCATCACCCAGCAGTACGTGAAGAACGCCTTCCTGACCTCCGACCAGACCTTCAGCCGGAAGTTCAAGGAGCTCTTCCTCGCGGTCAAGCTGGACAACGAGTACTCGAAGGAGCAGATCCTCGAGAACTACCTCAACACCATCTACTTCGGCCGCGGCGCCTACGGCATCGAGGCGGCGGCCACGACCTACTTCGGCGTCCCCGCCGCTCAGCTCACCCCCGAGCAGGGCGCGGTGCTCGCCGTCCTGATCCGCAACCCCAGCGCCAACGACCCGGAGACCAACCCGGAGGGTGCCCAGCAGCGCTGGGGCCTGGTGCTGGACGCGATGGTCGAGCAGGGCTGGCTGGATGCGGCGGCACGCGAGGCCGCGGTCTACCCGGCGGTGCTGCCCAACACCGGCAGCAGCTCCGGCATCCCGACCGGCCCCGAGGGGCTGATCGTGCGCCAGGTCCTCGACGAGCTGGAGCGCCAGCCGTTCAGCTACACCCGCGACGACATCTACTCCGCCGGTCTCCGGATCACCACCACCGTCGACAAGGCCAAGCAGGACGCCGCGGTCGCCGCCGTGGACGGCGTGATGGCCGGTGAGCCGGAGAACCTGCGGGAGGCGCTGGTCGCGGTCGACCCGGACACCGGGGGCGTGCTGGCCTACTACGGCAACGCGGCGAGCAGCAGCGAGGACCCGGAGGCCGACACCACCGACTACGCGCAGGCGCTCAAGCAGCCGGGCTCGTCGTTCAAGCCGTACACCCTCGCTGCCGCGCTGGAGAACGGGTACAGCGTCAACACCCGCCGCGACGGCAGCTCCCCGCAGGAGTTCCCCGACCGGCCCGGGCTGCCGGTGGTCAACTCCAGCAACGCGCAGTGCGGCAACTGCACGCTCAAGGAGGCGATGACCCGGTCGCTGAACACCACGTTCTACGGCCTGGCCTACGACGTCGGCCCCGAGGTGGTCGCCGAGACGGCGCGGGAGATCGCCGGCCTGCCGGCGACGTGGGACCCGAACCGGGACGACCCCACGGTGCCCGAGGACCTGACCGGGTACGAGACGCTCAGCATCCCGAAGACCGACACCACCGGTGGCTCGATCGGCATCGGGGAGTACCCGGTCCGGCCGATCCAGCAGGCCGCCGGCTTCGCCACCTTCGCCGCCGGCGGCGTGCACCACGCCACGCACTTCGTGGCCACGGTCGCCGACAGCGCCGGCACGGTGCTGGGCACCGGGACGACCGCCTCCACCCAGGCGGTCTCGGCCGAGGTCGCCAGCGACGTCACCTTCGCCCTGACCGACGTGGCCGAGAGCTCCAAGCTGCCGCTGGCCGGCGACCGGCCGGTCGCGGCGAAGACCGGGACCCAGGGCGCGAACCGGACCGACAACTCCGACGCCTGGATGGTGGGGTACACCCCGTCGATCTCCACCGCGGTGTGGGTGGGGTCGAAGGGCACCGAGGCCATCGTCAACGCCCGGGGCAACATCATCTACGGCTCGGGCCTGCCGGGGGAGATCTGGCAGGAGTTCATGGACACCGTGCTCGCCGGCACCCCCGAGGAGCCGCTCCCGACGAAGGCGCTGATCCAGGGCGACCCGGACCGGAGCATCCCGGAGCCGACCACGGAGGCCCCGGCCCCGACCCCGAGCGAGGAGCCGGCGCCGGTCACCACCCAGGCCCCGGCCCCCAGCCGGACGTCGAGCCCCGCCCCGGCCCCCGTCACCACGACGGCGCCGGAGGAGCCGACGGCGACGGTCACCCCGACGACGCCGGCCAACCCGGCCCCGACGACGCCGGCACCCACCGGGACGCCGGTCCCCACAGGGACGAACGGCTGA
- the rplI gene encoding 50S ribosomal protein L9, giving the protein MKLILTQEVTGLGSSGDTVEVKGGYARNYLLPRGLAMLATRGAEKQVDSLRRARAARDVRSLEEAQAVAGRLSGLNVTLPARSGDGGRLFGRITTADVAAAVTASGGPELDRRRIELPSSIKSLGTHTVTVRVHPEVSVPVTVDVVAG; this is encoded by the coding sequence ATGAAGCTGATCCTCACGCAGGAGGTCACCGGTCTCGGGTCCTCCGGCGACACCGTCGAGGTCAAGGGCGGGTACGCCCGCAACTACCTCCTGCCCCGCGGGCTGGCCATGCTGGCCACCCGGGGTGCCGAGAAGCAGGTCGACAGCCTGCGCCGGGCCCGGGCGGCCCGGGACGTGCGCTCCCTCGAGGAGGCCCAGGCAGTCGCCGGGCGCCTCTCCGGGCTGAACGTCACGCTGCCGGCCCGCTCCGGTGACGGCGGCCGCCTGTTCGGCCGCATCACCACCGCCGACGTCGCCGCCGCGGTGACCGCGTCCGGTGGCCCGGAGCTCGACCGGCGCCGGATCGAGCTGCCCAGCAGCATCAAGAGCCTCGGCACCCACACCGTCACGGTGCGGGTCCACCCCGAGGTCTCCGTGCCGGTGACCGTGGACGTCGTCGCCGGCTGA
- the rpsR gene encoding 30S ribosomal protein S18, with product MPKPPPRKIKKKVCQFCKDKATYIDYKDTTLLRKFISDRGKIRARRVSGNCSQHQRDVAVAVKNSREMALLPYTSTAR from the coding sequence GTGCCGAAGCCTCCCCCCCGCAAGATCAAGAAGAAGGTCTGCCAGTTCTGCAAGGACAAGGCGACCTACATCGACTACAAGGACACGACCCTGCTGCGGAAGTTCATCTCCGACCGCGGCAAGATCCGTGCCCGCCGCGTCAGCGGCAACTGCAGCCAGCACCAGCGTGACGTCGCCGTGGCCGTGAAGAACAGCCGCGAGATGGCACTGCTGCCCTACACCTCCACGGCGCGCTGA
- a CDS encoding YqgE/AlgH family protein: MNPVPSSPDPERRPTAGQAAGRGRRTGIPALSVGSLDDVRPGCLLVAMPSLTDPTFAGAVVYVLDHSDTGTIGVVLGRPSEVRIGDVLPGWSELAVEPGVFHVGGPCEADTALCLATRRGSEPLPEDSGLREVAGAVHLVDLDSDPAELEGEIGGLRVFAGYAGWSAGQLAGEVAEGAWACVAGIPADVLTGASGPELWRSVLRRQSGRLAVLSTATADPSAN, from the coding sequence ATGAACCCGGTGCCGTCGTCACCCGATCCCGAGCGTCGCCCCACAGCCGGCCAGGCTGCGGGGCGGGGCAGGCGTACCGGCATCCCGGCGCTGTCGGTCGGCTCGCTGGACGACGTCCGGCCGGGTTGCCTGCTGGTCGCCATGCCGTCCCTGACCGACCCGACCTTCGCCGGCGCGGTCGTCTATGTCCTGGACCACTCCGACACCGGCACCATCGGCGTCGTGCTCGGGCGGCCCAGCGAGGTCCGGATCGGCGACGTCCTGCCGGGCTGGTCGGAGCTGGCCGTCGAACCGGGCGTCTTCCACGTGGGCGGGCCGTGCGAGGCCGACACCGCCCTGTGCCTGGCCACCCGTCGGGGCAGCGAGCCCCTGCCGGAGGACAGCGGCCTCCGCGAGGTCGCCGGGGCGGTCCACCTGGTCGACCTGGACAGCGACCCGGCCGAGCTGGAGGGCGAGATCGGCGGCCTGCGGGTGTTCGCCGGCTACGCCGGCTGGTCGGCGGGGCAGCTGGCCGGTGAGGTCGCCGAGGGCGCCTGGGCCTGCGTCGCCGGCATCCCGGCTGACGTGCTGACCGGCGCCTCCGGGCCGGAGCTGTGGCGGTCGGTGCTGCGCCGCCAGTCCGGCCGGCTGGCGGTGCTCTCCACCGCCACGGCGGACCCCTCCGCGAACTGA
- the dnaB gene encoding replicative DNA helicase: MAVVDDISRPRATAPEYDRQPPQDVAAEQSVLGGMLMSKDAIADVVEVLAGPDFYRPAHQVVFDVILDLYGRGEPADAITVAAELNRTDQLSKMGGAVYLHTLIASTPTAANAGYYAAIVAEQAVLRRLVEAGTRVVQLGYGAAGGKGDVDDIVDRAQQEIYDVTEKRMSEDYSRLADVLQPTMDELDAIASRGGTARGVPTGIRDLDELTNGLQSGQMVVIAARPGVGKSTLGLDIARSATVKHHMPAAIFSLEMSKHEITMRLLSAEAKVPLHHMRAGTLSDEDWSKLARRMGEIADAPLYIDDSPNMTMMEIRAKARRLKQRNDLKLIVIDYLQLMTSGKKVESRQQEVSEFSRALKLLAKELELPVIAMSQLNRGSEQRQDKKPMLSDLRESGSIEQDADMVMMIHREDMYEKESPRAGEADIMLVKHRNGPTANVTVAFQGHYSRFVDMAN, from the coding sequence GTGGCGGTCGTCGACGACATCAGCAGGCCGAGGGCCACGGCTCCGGAGTACGACCGGCAGCCCCCTCAGGACGTCGCTGCGGAGCAGTCGGTGCTCGGCGGCATGCTGATGAGCAAGGACGCGATCGCCGACGTCGTGGAGGTCCTGGCGGGCCCCGACTTCTACCGGCCGGCACACCAGGTCGTCTTCGACGTCATCCTCGACCTGTACGGCCGCGGTGAGCCCGCCGACGCGATCACCGTCGCCGCGGAGCTGAACCGCACCGACCAGCTGTCGAAGATGGGCGGCGCGGTCTACCTGCACACGCTCATCGCCTCCACCCCGACCGCGGCGAACGCCGGCTACTACGCGGCGATCGTCGCCGAGCAGGCGGTGCTGCGACGCCTGGTCGAGGCCGGCACCCGGGTCGTGCAGCTGGGCTACGGCGCGGCCGGCGGGAAGGGCGACGTCGACGACATCGTCGACCGCGCCCAGCAGGAGATCTACGACGTCACCGAGAAGCGGATGAGCGAGGACTACTCCCGCCTCGCCGACGTCCTGCAGCCGACGATGGACGAGCTCGACGCGATCGCCTCCCGGGGCGGCACGGCGCGGGGTGTCCCCACCGGGATCCGTGACCTCGACGAGCTCACCAACGGCCTGCAGTCCGGCCAGATGGTGGTCATCGCGGCCCGACCTGGGGTGGGCAAGTCGACCTTGGGCTTGGACATCGCGCGGTCGGCCACGGTCAAGCACCACATGCCGGCGGCGATCTTCTCGCTCGAGATGAGCAAGCACGAGATCACCATGCGTCTGCTGTCGGCCGAGGCGAAGGTGCCGCTGCACCACATGCGCGCCGGCACGCTGTCCGACGAGGACTGGTCGAAGCTGGCCCGCCGGATGGGCGAGATCGCCGATGCCCCGCTCTACATCGACGACTCACCGAACATGACGATGATGGAGATCCGGGCGAAGGCGCGGCGGCTCAAGCAGCGCAACGACCTCAAGCTCATCGTCATCGACTACCTGCAGCTGATGACCTCGGGCAAGAAGGTGGAGAGCCGCCAGCAGGAGGTCTCGGAGTTCTCCCGTGCACTGAAGCTGCTGGCCAAGGAGCTCGAGCTGCCGGTGATCGCCATGTCGCAGCTGAACCGTGGCTCGGAGCAGCGTCAGGACAAGAAGCCGATGCTGTCCGACCTCCGTGAGTCCGGCTCGATCGAGCAGGACGCCGACATGGTGATGATGATCCACCGCGAGGACATGTACGAGAAGGAGTCCCCGCGGGCCGGCGAGGCCGACATCATGCTGGTCAAGCACCGCAACGGCCCCACCGCCAACGTCACCGTCGCCTTCCAGGGCCACTACTCACGCTTCGTGGACATGGCCAACTGA
- a CDS encoding PadR family transcriptional regulator, protein MLEFAILGLLQQSPMHGYELRKELAAVLGGLRSISYGSLYPALKRLQAAGLIASDDPTPRSLLPADAPALTGRRGKVVYAITAEGKERFADLVSQTGPEAYDDEGRFGVHLAFFRHTAADVRLRILEGRRRTVERQRDRLMDSLRRTQEKLDRYTLELQRHGLDSVDREVRWLTELIDSERDDNARAEAARNPPDDATS, encoded by the coding sequence GTGCTCGAGTTCGCCATCCTGGGGCTGCTGCAGCAGTCGCCGATGCACGGTTACGAGCTGCGCAAGGAGCTGGCCGCCGTCCTCGGGGGGCTCCGGTCGATCTCCTACGGCTCGCTCTACCCGGCCCTCAAGCGCCTGCAGGCCGCCGGCCTGATCGCCAGCGACGACCCGACCCCGCGGTCGCTGCTGCCCGCCGACGCCCCCGCGCTCACCGGCCGGCGCGGCAAGGTCGTCTACGCGATCACCGCCGAGGGCAAGGAGCGCTTCGCCGACCTGGTCAGCCAGACCGGCCCCGAGGCCTACGACGACGAGGGCCGCTTCGGCGTCCACCTCGCCTTCTTCCGGCACACCGCCGCCGACGTGCGGCTGCGCATCCTGGAGGGCCGCCGGCGCACCGTCGAGCGCCAGCGCGACCGGCTCATGGACTCGCTGCGCCGCACCCAGGAGAAGCTCGACCGCTACACCCTCGAGCTGCAGCGGCACGGCCTGGACTCCGTCGACCGCGAGGTCCGCTGGCTCACCGAGCTCATCGACAGCGAGCGCGACGACAACGCGCGAGCCGAGGCCGCCCGGAACCCCCCGGACGACGCCACCAGCTGA
- a CDS encoding inositol-3-phosphate synthase, whose translation MASVKVAIVGVGNCAASLVQGVEYYRDADETASVPGLMHVRFGDYHVSDVQFVAAFDVDAKKVGRDLSEAIVASENNTIKIADVPPLGVTVQRGTTLDGLGKYYREIVEESDEQPVDMVAALRESGADVLVCYLPVGSQQAAEHYAQAAIDAGVAFVNALPVFIAGTKRWADKFNAAGVPIVGDDIKSQVGATITHRVLAKLFEDRGVQLDRTMQLNVGGNMDFKNMLERERLESKKISKTQSVTSQVDRDMGKGNVHIGPSDHVPWLSDRKWAYVRLEGRAFGDVPLNLEYKLEVWDSPNSAGIIIDAVRAAKIAKDRGIGGPILSASSYFMKSPPEQYSDSEARDAVEAFIRGDVER comes from the coding sequence ATGGCATCGGTCAAGGTCGCCATCGTCGGCGTCGGCAACTGCGCCGCGTCGCTCGTCCAGGGCGTCGAGTACTACCGGGACGCCGACGAGACCGCGTCGGTCCCCGGCCTCATGCACGTCCGGTTCGGCGATTACCACGTCTCCGACGTCCAGTTCGTCGCCGCGTTCGACGTCGACGCCAAGAAGGTCGGCCGCGACCTCTCCGAGGCGATCGTCGCCAGCGAGAACAACACCATCAAGATCGCCGACGTGCCGCCGCTGGGCGTCACCGTGCAGCGCGGCACCACCCTCGACGGGCTGGGCAAGTACTACCGCGAGATCGTCGAGGAGTCCGACGAGCAGCCGGTGGACATGGTCGCGGCGCTCCGCGAGTCCGGCGCCGACGTGCTGGTCTGCTACCTCCCGGTCGGCTCCCAGCAGGCCGCCGAGCACTACGCCCAGGCCGCGATCGACGCCGGCGTCGCCTTCGTCAACGCGCTGCCGGTCTTCATCGCCGGCACCAAGAGGTGGGCCGACAAGTTCAACGCCGCGGGCGTGCCGATCGTCGGTGACGACATCAAGAGCCAGGTCGGCGCCACCATCACCCACCGGGTGCTGGCCAAGCTGTTCGAGGACCGCGGCGTGCAGCTGGACCGCACGATGCAGCTCAACGTCGGCGGCAACATGGACTTCAAGAACATGCTCGAGCGCGAGCGCCTGGAGTCCAAGAAGATCTCCAAGACCCAGTCGGTCACCAGCCAGGTCGACCGGGACATGGGCAAGGGCAACGTGCACATCGGCCCCTCGGACCACGTGCCGTGGCTGTCGGACCGCAAGTGGGCCTACGTCCGCCTGGAGGGCCGCGCGTTCGGCGACGTCCCGCTGAACCTGGAGTACAAGCTCGAGGTCTGGGACTCCCCGAACTCGGCCGGCATCATCATCGACGCCGTCCGGGCCGCGAAGATCGCCAAGGACCGGGGCATCGGCGGACCGATCCTGTCCGCGTCGTCCTACTTCATGAAGAGCCCGCCGGAGCAGTACAGCGACAGCGAGGCCCGGGACGCCGTCGAGGCCTTCATCCGCGGCGACGTCGAGCGCTGA
- a CDS encoding deoxyribonuclease IV: MTEQLIGVHVGPGLAEENELLDGGPLARAAELDADAVQVFLADPQGWKAPKPRPDAEALLGSDVAVFVHAPYVLNVASTNNRIRIPSRKLLGQHAQASAAIGARGMVVHGGHVLAKDDPAAGVDNWRKTFARQAEEGGFGVPVLIENTAGGDNAMARELGAVARLWEAVGEFGAGFVLDTCHAWAAGWDLARVVDDVRAVTGRIDLVHLNNSRDPAGSGRDRHAPLTAGEIPLELLVGVARAAGAPVVLETPGDSAGHAEEVALLREALAG; encoded by the coding sequence GTGACCGAACAGCTGATCGGCGTGCACGTCGGACCGGGCCTGGCCGAGGAGAACGAGCTGCTCGACGGCGGCCCGCTGGCCCGCGCCGCCGAGCTGGACGCCGACGCGGTGCAGGTCTTCCTGGCCGACCCGCAGGGCTGGAAGGCCCCGAAGCCGCGCCCGGACGCCGAGGCGCTGCTCGGCTCGGACGTCGCCGTCTTCGTGCACGCCCCCTACGTGCTCAACGTCGCCTCGACCAACAACCGGATCCGCATCCCCAGCCGCAAGCTGCTCGGCCAGCACGCCCAGGCGTCGGCCGCCATCGGTGCCCGGGGCATGGTCGTGCACGGCGGGCACGTGCTGGCCAAGGACGACCCGGCGGCCGGGGTCGACAACTGGCGCAAGACCTTCGCCCGGCAGGCCGAGGAGGGAGGCTTCGGCGTCCCGGTGCTCATCGAGAACACCGCCGGCGGGGACAACGCCATGGCCCGTGAGCTCGGCGCCGTCGCCCGGCTGTGGGAGGCGGTGGGGGAGTTCGGCGCGGGTTTCGTGCTGGACACCTGCCACGCCTGGGCCGCGGGCTGGGACCTGGCCCGGGTGGTGGACGACGTGCGGGCGGTCACCGGCCGGATCGACCTGGTGCACCTGAACAACAGCCGGGACCCCGCCGGCTCCGGTCGTGACCGGCACGCGCCGCTGACCGCGGGGGAGATCCCGCTGGAGCTGCTGGTGGGCGTGGCCCGCGCCGCCGGCGCCCCCGTCGTCCTGGAGACCCCCGGTGACTCCGCGGGTCACGCCGAGGAGGTCGCCCTGCTGCGCGAGGCCCTCGCCGGCTGA